From one Takifugu rubripes chromosome 14, fTakRub1.2, whole genome shotgun sequence genomic stretch:
- the LOC105417384 gene encoding uncharacterized protein isoform X1: protein MDGDITSFSSSSSLSAAVSEKDSSPKKDNGIHQEEDKPAEELWTEDPSPVGHRLLSTEEQVTLITESMTVTSNDQEKLLLLNKNTELRRVNKELMKLNEDWDQVYRSATLSLQQRMAALELENTAIKELNSRLLLRVEHQQCAKEYYEQTLMQELKKNHELQEYVRLLENRVYHPDKECRLDKQDVIQSSASCISSNPTEAANLLHSHASGYDPTSCFPSASGSPEAEQQEEPHSSSSSTRVDGLGDTRQEMQVLKEQLEVLRYQTRIYEAEYETQHNDHKHTLLENRRLRKKREEMRQQVALLQEQLKVYEDDFRRERSDKQILQRLLLKKNPPSKELVLTHRCNNEQQPLGGDKRTKREETRP from the exons ATGGATGGAGATATCACATCtttttcatcttcctcatcattatcaGCAGCAGTAAGTGAGAAAGACAGTTCACCAAAAAAGGACAACGGTATTCATCAGGAGGAAGATAAACCAGCCGAAGAATTGTG gaCGGAGGACCCGAGCCCTGTGGGGCACAGGCTTCTGTCCACAGAGGAGCAGGTGACTCTAATCACCGAGAGCATGACTGTCACCTCCAACGatcaggagaagctgctgctgctcaacaaGAACACCGAGCTCCGCAGAGTTAACAAAGag CTGATGAAGCTAAATGAGGACTGGGACCAGGTGTACCGCAGCGCCACGCTGAGTCTTCAGCAAAGAATGGCAGCGTTGGAGCTGGAGAACACGGCCATCAAAGAACTAAacagcaggctgctgctccgAGTGGAACACCAACAG TGTGCTAAAGAGTACTACGAGCAGACGCTAatgcaggagctgaagaagaaccATGAACTGCAGGAATATGTCAGACTGCTGGAGAACCGAGTGTACCACCCCGACAAAGAATGCAGGCTTGACAAACAA GATGTGATTCAGAGCTCCGCATCGTGCATCAGCAGTAATCCCACAGAGGCTGCCAATCTGTTACACAGTCATGCCTCTGGATACGACCCCACATCCTGCTTTCCCTCAGCTTCTGGCAGCCCAGAGGCCGAACAGCAAGAGGaaccccacagcagcagcagcagcacccggGTGGATGGTTTGGGAGACACCAGACAAGAAATGCAGgttttaaaagaacagctggaggtCCTGAGATACCAG ACCCGGATTTACGAAGCTGAATATGAGACACAGCATAAtgaccacaaacacactctgctgGAGAACCGAaggctgaggaagaagagggaggagatgcgccaacaggtggcacTGCTGCAGGAACAG CTCAAGGTTTACGAAGACGATTTCCGACGGGAGCGGTCGGACAAGCAGATTCTGCagcggctgctgctgaagaaaaaTCCCCCCAGCAAAGAGCTGGTGCTGACGCACCGCTGCAATAACGAGCAGCAGCCTCTAGGGGGAGACAAGCGGACAAAGAGGGAAGAGACGCGGCCGTAG
- the LOC105417384 gene encoding TNFAIP3-interacting protein 3 isoform X2: MTVTSNDQEKLLLLNKNTELRRVNKELMKLNEDWDQVYRSATLSLQQRMAALELENTAIKELNSRLLLRVEHQQCAKEYYEQTLMQELKKNHELQEYVRLLENRVYHPDKECRLDKQDVIQSSASCISSNPTEAANLLHSHASGYDPTSCFPSASGSPEAEQQEEPHSSSSSTRVDGLGDTRQEMQVLKEQLEVLRYQTRIYEAEYETQHNDHKHTLLENRRLRKKREEMRQQVALLQEQLKVYEDDFRRERSDKQILQRLLLKKNPPSKELVLTHRCNNEQQPLGGDKRTKREETRP, encoded by the exons ATGACTGTCACCTCCAACGatcaggagaagctgctgctgctcaacaaGAACACCGAGCTCCGCAGAGTTAACAAAGag CTGATGAAGCTAAATGAGGACTGGGACCAGGTGTACCGCAGCGCCACGCTGAGTCTTCAGCAAAGAATGGCAGCGTTGGAGCTGGAGAACACGGCCATCAAAGAACTAAacagcaggctgctgctccgAGTGGAACACCAACAG TGTGCTAAAGAGTACTACGAGCAGACGCTAatgcaggagctgaagaagaaccATGAACTGCAGGAATATGTCAGACTGCTGGAGAACCGAGTGTACCACCCCGACAAAGAATGCAGGCTTGACAAACAA GATGTGATTCAGAGCTCCGCATCGTGCATCAGCAGTAATCCCACAGAGGCTGCCAATCTGTTACACAGTCATGCCTCTGGATACGACCCCACATCCTGCTTTCCCTCAGCTTCTGGCAGCCCAGAGGCCGAACAGCAAGAGGaaccccacagcagcagcagcagcacccggGTGGATGGTTTGGGAGACACCAGACAAGAAATGCAGgttttaaaagaacagctggaggtCCTGAGATACCAG ACCCGGATTTACGAAGCTGAATATGAGACACAGCATAAtgaccacaaacacactctgctgGAGAACCGAaggctgaggaagaagagggaggagatgcgccaacaggtggcacTGCTGCAGGAACAG CTCAAGGTTTACGAAGACGATTTCCGACGGGAGCGGTCGGACAAGCAGATTCTGCagcggctgctgctgaagaaaaaTCCCCCCAGCAAAGAGCTGGTGCTGACGCACCGCTGCAATAACGAGCAGCAGCCTCTAGGGGGAGACAAGCGGACAAAGAGGGAAGAGACGCGGCCGTAG